The following are from one region of the Capsicum annuum cultivar UCD-10X-F1 chromosome 1, UCD10Xv1.1, whole genome shotgun sequence genome:
- the LOC124897876 gene encoding uncharacterized protein LOC124897876 produces the protein MSGNMRTQSSILDLNETLNESDRSLNLREMYNYEYFERDYNHGQSSQLELMDNARTSSNIPLSLNFNAIDHYRDNVMRDQHVVAEDIENGDQANYGFVDEWQFEHHEGVNERIFNYVFWTFKPCVDGFRYCRPVILIDGTHVYGKYDIKLLIAVAAHESLDTWTKFLSDLHQHVMRGRQGITLISDRHHDILGSVSTEHNWQASFAYQRYCLRHLKANCQRTYKSVRLNNLLWAAANATQEKKFLLQMELIKETHFPAYEWLMNIDLEKRTIHKDNGRRWGMLITNSSESFNGMLKSARGLPVTAMVKMPYSMIVDRFVQRSKYAKQLLTDKQKWMPNPFKKFEEYRKKASMHSIQNYLVTDNIFEVRTFNSHHGKGGNKQIVNETQRACTCEKWQSNHFPCSHIIRVFEFVGNPAWDYIAFEFSMAWYKKAYSGQLIPLGDEDY, from the exons ATGTCGGGTAACATGCGAACACAATCTTCAATACTCGATCTAAACGAAACTTTGAATGAAAGTGACCG GAGCTTAAATCTGCGTGAGATGtataattatgaatattttgaaCGAGATTATAATCATGGCCAATCATCACAGCTTGAATTGATGGACAATGCTAGAACATCTTCAAATATTCCTCTGTCATTGAATTTTAACGCTATCGACCATTATCG gGATAATGTCATGCGAGATCAACATGTTGTTGCAGAAGATATTGAAAATGGTGATCAAGCAAATTATG GCTTTGTTGATGAATGGCAATTCGAACACCATGAGGGAGTTAATGAACGGAttttcaattatgtgttttggacGTTTAAGCCATGTGTTGATGGCTTTCGTTATTGTCGGCCAGTGATATTAATAGACGGAACACATGTATATGGTAAGTATGATATCAAGTTGTTGATTGCAGTTG CAGCGCATGAAAGTCTTGATACATGGACCAAGTTTCTGAGTGATTTGCATCAACATGTTATGCGTGGTCGTCAAGGTATTACATTGATATCTGACAGACATCACGACATACTTGGAAGTGTTTCTACCGAGCATAACTGGCAAGCTTCTTTTGCCTATCAGCGTTATTGCTTAAGGCATTTGAAGGCCAATTGTCAAAGGACTTATAAAAGTGTTCGACTGAACAATCTACTATGGGCTGCTGCAAATGCTACCCAAGAGAAAAAGTTTTTGTTACAAATGGAATTAatcaaggagacacactttccaGCATACGAGTGGTTGATGaatattgacttagaaaaaagaaCCATACACAAGGATAATGGGAGGAGATGGGGTATGCTCATAACAAATAGCTCCGAGTcatttaatggcatgctaaaatCCGCTAGAGGCCTACCAGTGACTGCAATGGTCAAAATGCCATATAGTATGATTGTGGATCGTTTTGTTCAGAgatcaaagtatgcaaaacaaCTATTGACTGACAAACAAAAATGGATGCCAAATCCATTCAAAAAATTTGAGGAATACAGGAAAAAGGCATCGATGCATAGTATCCAAAATTATCTTgtaacagataatatatttgaagTGAGGACATTCAACTCCCATCATGGAAAGGGTGGTAATAAGCAAATTGTTAATGAGACACAAAGAGCATGTACATGTGAAAAATGGCAGTCAAATCACTTTCCATGTTCTCATATCATTAGGGTGTTCGAATTTGTTGGTAATCCTGCATGGGATTATATTGCATTTGAATTCTCTATGGCTTGGTACAAAAAAGCTTACTCTGGGCAGTTGATTCCACTTGGTGACGAAGACTATTGA